In Saccharothrix violaceirubra, the following are encoded in one genomic region:
- a CDS encoding tetratricopeptide repeat protein — MHMPPVVKPDFYETADFHAAFDSQHVGRVIKVYRHHPRHLQLFGGALSQELMARWLRMTQGAVSKLENAKTPELDIDRLRFYAKTLHFPQKQLWFRIEEHGHLENVSLGSTLDNFSVPPTLVFEDADPLTGSVLTDSLFLGAGSLPQRVLPAIIRETTADLQMMDFKRGGGHARRLVMHYFQNEVAPLLSWHYADVSLRQEIFSAAAELLRLIGWTAYDAGRHGTAAQYFTQALRIAHEARDSSMVGVILANMSHQANYMGRFDDAVKLAQQALDVTRDNPSKTLQAMIHAMEARARASLGDKLGMVASLNTVEKVFNTRDIDHDPAWISYFDQHELAGEAAHCFLAIGEPGQVSRFSTLAIDPDRTPPRTRSFIRMVAASGALADGDLESAIALATEAIETNVSLQSARYVKYLTDFQAALKTRHPGKGSQVFDLLRAHYPRLSLES, encoded by the coding sequence TTGCATATGCCGCCGGTGGTAAAACCGGACTTCTACGAGACGGCGGATTTCCACGCCGCATTCGATAGTCAGCACGTCGGCAGGGTTATTAAAGTATACCGACACCACCCACGCCACCTACAGCTATTCGGCGGCGCCCTGAGTCAAGAGCTAATGGCGCGCTGGTTGAGGATGACACAGGGGGCCGTAAGTAAACTAGAAAATGCGAAAACCCCCGAACTGGACATTGACCGTCTTCGGTTCTACGCCAAAACACTGCACTTTCCGCAGAAGCAGCTTTGGTTCAGGATCGAAGAACACGGTCACCTTGAAAACGTAAGCCTCGGCAGCACCCTTGACAACTTCTCGGTTCCACCAACTCTCGTCTTCGAAGACGCAGACCCGCTAACAGGAAGCGTTCTAACGGACAGCCTCTTCTTGGGGGCAGGGTCACTTCCACAACGCGTCTTGCCTGCAATAATCCGCGAGACAACCGCCGACCTACAGATGATGGACTTCAAGCGCGGCGGCGGCCATGCGCGACGACTGGTCATGCACTACTTCCAGAACGAAGTAGCCCCGCTTTTGAGTTGGCACTATGCAGACGTCTCGCTAAGGCAGGAAATATTCAGTGCAGCCGCGGAACTTCTTCGGCTAATAGGGTGGACCGCTTACGATGCCGGAAGGCATGGCACCGCAGCACAATACTTCACGCAAGCCCTTCGGATAGCACATGAAGCACGGGACAGTTCGATGGTGGGCGTGATTCTCGCGAACATGTCACATCAAGCAAACTATATGGGCAGGTTTGATGACGCAGTAAAGCTTGCGCAACAGGCGCTTGACGTCACACGAGACAATCCGAGTAAGACGCTTCAAGCGATGATTCACGCAATGGAAGCCCGCGCCCGCGCCAGTCTGGGCGACAAACTCGGCATGGTGGCGTCACTGAACACCGTTGAAAAAGTCTTTAACACCCGCGACATCGATCACGACCCAGCATGGATTAGCTACTTCGACCAGCATGAACTAGCCGGCGAGGCCGCACATTGCTTCCTGGCTATCGGCGAACCAGGTCAAGTCTCAAGATTCTCAACACTAGCGATCGATCCAGACCGTACCCCGCCTAGGACCCGGAGCTTTATTCGGATGGTAGCGGCCTCAGGGGCCTTGGCGGACGGCGATCTTGAATCAGCTATTGCGCTTGCAACTGAGGCCATAGAGACAAACGTCTCCCTGCAATCGGCACGGTACGTCAAGTACCTGACCGACTTTCAAGCAGCGTTGAAGACCCGCCACCCAGGAAAGGGGTCGCAGGTTTTCGACTTGCTTCGAGCACACTACCCACGCCTCAGCTTGGAATCTTAG
- a CDS encoding AraC family transcriptional regulator, protein MDPLGEALHLLRLTGTLYCRAELTAPWAIAVPELPGLMAFQVVTSGRCTLEVEGRTWELEQGSLTLIPHGTPHRFHSGGGGPYTPLFDIPVDQVSDCYEFLDFGGGGARTSVTYGVVRFDHVAAQRLVALLPTVLHVDTWDEDTTGWLHSTLRFITREAAALRPGGETVITRLADILVVQAIRTWLDTAPEAREGWPAALRDPHLGRALNAIHRHPERPWTVASLAAVAGMSRSSFAARFTAQTGEPPLQYLTRWRMQAARTHLSTTRDPLSSVAHRYGYRSEAAFSRAFKRTYGTPPTTHRHPAGYPEAPRPRSSGDRASVS, encoded by the coding sequence ATGGACCCCCTCGGCGAGGCACTGCACCTGCTGCGACTGACCGGCACGCTGTACTGCCGCGCGGAGCTGACCGCGCCGTGGGCGATCGCCGTGCCGGAACTGCCGGGGCTGATGGCGTTCCAGGTGGTCACGTCCGGGCGGTGCACGCTGGAGGTGGAGGGGCGGACGTGGGAGCTGGAGCAGGGCAGCCTCACGTTGATCCCGCACGGCACCCCGCACCGGTTCCACAGCGGGGGCGGCGGGCCTTACACGCCGCTGTTCGACATCCCCGTGGACCAGGTGAGCGACTGCTACGAGTTCCTCGACTTCGGCGGGGGCGGTGCCCGGACGTCGGTGACCTACGGCGTGGTCCGGTTCGACCACGTGGCGGCCCAACGGTTGGTGGCGTTGCTGCCGACCGTGCTGCACGTGGACACGTGGGACGAGGACACCACGGGGTGGCTGCACAGCACGTTGCGGTTCATCACGCGCGAGGCGGCGGCCCTGCGGCCGGGCGGCGAGACCGTGATCACGCGCCTGGCCGACATCCTGGTCGTCCAGGCGATCAGGACGTGGCTGGACACGGCGCCGGAAGCCCGCGAGGGCTGGCCGGCGGCGCTGCGCGACCCGCACCTGGGCCGGGCACTGAACGCCATCCACCGCCACCCCGAGCGGCCGTGGACCGTGGCGTCGCTGGCGGCGGTCGCGGGAATGTCGAGGTCGTCGTTCGCGGCCAGGTTCACCGCGCAGACCGGGGAACCACCCCTGCAGTACCTGACCAGGTGGCGCATGCAGGCGGCGCGCACCCACCTGTCCACCACCCGGGACCCGCTGTCGTCCGTGGCACACCGCTACGGGTACCGGTCGGAGGCGGCGTTCAGCAGGGCGTTCAAACGCACGTACGGCACCCCGCCCACGACCCACCGCCACCCTGCCGGGTACCCTGAGGCGCCACGCCCTCGTAGCTCAGGGGATAGAGCATCGGTTTCCTAA
- a CDS encoding Imm1 family immunity protein, producing MIVTASLTTGIVTVLRGEEAFCEFAEKLLITPHPMWESVMSIGDQEYFAEPLTGGPVPNHQLRISVDPVAGFAALNYCDHDDDAMPLANSYNPGHPSPQVDLIFSGATGAVFPRSAAVPIEDARKALHEWFRTGLRPRCIKWRPYDQF from the coding sequence ATGATCGTCACCGCTTCACTCACGACGGGTATCGTGACCGTACTTCGCGGAGAGGAAGCATTCTGCGAGTTTGCGGAGAAGCTTCTGATAACCCCACATCCTATGTGGGAGTCAGTCATGTCTATTGGCGATCAAGAGTACTTCGCGGAACCGTTGACCGGTGGTCCTGTCCCGAACCACCAACTTCGGATAAGCGTCGACCCTGTCGCAGGGTTTGCGGCTCTGAACTACTGTGACCATGACGACGACGCAATGCCACTGGCAAACTCGTACAACCCTGGCCACCCGTCCCCTCAGGTTGACCTGATTTTCAGCGGCGCCACTGGGGCCGTGTTCCCACGGTCCGCCGCTGTACCAATTGAGGACGCACGGAAAGCGCTGCATGAGTGGTTCCGGACCGGTTTAAGGCCACGGTGTATCAAATGGAGGCCGTATGATCAGTTCTGA
- a CDS encoding recombinase family protein codes for MATSRPRRAGGRTQLDIVPDQLIWALYGRDSLDPKGTAVRVTNQLAELRPFALGIGGRIGEEYPENNVSAFKRVKVMLPDETYGYRVVRPDWDSMMTALRRGEYNALALPNIDRGMRDPRDLEDLIDLVEQYGVYVVGMTGTIDLTTDEGISSARREVDQRNRESRNTSRRMADGNRKAAMAGKQHGGANRPFGWRKDRTTISKREAAHILREIPRLLGGVHPRTIAIEWGERGIPTIAGGKWRMMTIRQIFTNPRLCGWRAYLGEVLRDEHDNPVQGQWEPIITVEQHLALVAKLIPSDSPELPKRGRGHVTRRLLSPFARCGMCNSKMTGGSRKEKKTGERIPIYKCPPPGFGGCGRVSRTCAPIDRYITALVLAEQSRIQLGRADELPPWGREAELKAVTDQIKESTTAYKKKLISGGRYFPLMASLEADESKLRAEKRKYEAKRQARVSRAANLEAEWSRPDFTLEQKQAAIARSLTAVIIHPAPHPGARFTPDQITPVWREDDE; via the coding sequence ATGGCCACCTCACGCCCCCGCCGCGCTGGCGGACGCACCCAACTGGACATCGTTCCCGATCAACTGATCTGGGCTCTGTACGGCCGTGACTCGCTCGACCCGAAAGGGACCGCAGTACGGGTCACCAACCAACTAGCTGAGCTTCGCCCGTTTGCCCTGGGAATCGGCGGACGAATCGGCGAGGAATACCCGGAGAACAACGTATCTGCGTTCAAACGCGTGAAAGTGATGCTCCCGGACGAAACCTACGGCTACCGTGTCGTACGACCAGACTGGGATTCCATGATGACCGCGCTGCGGCGCGGCGAGTACAACGCACTGGCGTTGCCGAACATCGACCGTGGAATGCGCGACCCGCGCGATCTGGAAGACCTCATCGACCTGGTCGAACAGTACGGCGTCTACGTCGTCGGAATGACCGGCACCATCGACCTTACCACCGACGAGGGTATTTCCAGCGCGCGCCGCGAGGTTGACCAGCGTAACCGCGAGTCCCGGAATACCTCACGGCGCATGGCGGACGGCAACCGAAAAGCCGCCATGGCCGGAAAGCAACACGGCGGGGCGAACCGGCCATTCGGGTGGCGCAAGGACCGGACCACCATCAGCAAACGAGAGGCCGCGCACATCCTCCGCGAAATCCCCCGCCTGCTCGGCGGAGTGCATCCGCGCACGATCGCAATCGAATGGGGGGAGCGCGGCATCCCCACGATCGCGGGTGGAAAATGGCGGATGATGACCATCCGTCAGATTTTCACGAACCCCCGGCTGTGCGGATGGCGAGCCTACCTCGGCGAGGTGTTGCGTGACGAACACGACAACCCCGTACAGGGGCAGTGGGAACCCATCATTACAGTGGAACAACATCTCGCACTGGTCGCGAAACTCATCCCTTCAGACTCGCCTGAACTGCCTAAACGAGGAAGGGGGCATGTCACCCGACGGCTGCTGTCCCCCTTTGCCCGGTGCGGGATGTGCAACTCGAAAATGACCGGCGGGAGTCGCAAGGAAAAGAAAACCGGCGAACGCATCCCGATCTACAAGTGCCCACCCCCCGGATTCGGCGGATGCGGCCGCGTGTCCCGCACCTGTGCCCCTATCGACCGATACATCACCGCATTGGTCCTCGCGGAGCAGAGTAGAATTCAACTCGGACGCGCGGACGAATTGCCACCATGGGGCAGGGAGGCGGAACTAAAGGCCGTGACCGACCAGATCAAAGAGTCCACCACGGCCTACAAGAAGAAGCTGATATCAGGTGGCCGCTACTTCCCGTTGATGGCAAGTCTGGAAGCCGATGAAAGCAAGCTCCGTGCCGAGAAACGCAAGTACGAGGCAAAGCGGCAGGCGCGCGTGTCGCGTGCCGCGAACCTGGAAGCGGAATGGAGCCGACCAGACTTCACCCTGGAACAGAAGCAGGCGGCGATAGCCCGCAGCCTCACCGCCGTGATCATCCACCCCGCACCCCACCCGGGGGCACGATTCACCCCCGATCAGATCACCCCGGTGTGGCGGGAAGACGACGAATGA
- a CDS encoding phosphotransferase family protein, whose protein sequence is MISSELDHRRAARIQPGQGNLGDVNASTEGDATGDFSSGHTGRALRAACEAAGLNATGASLIRTGENALYALADEPIVVRIARTMDYMAQARKEVLVSDWLQGVGFPAVRVADVDNQPLSVNGHPVTFWQFIPGGSAPKDRVDILAQLLRRLHSLQLPSDRVIPQFRFGDRVKSRLEKSDAPVEDVTFLLERFESLAAQVRDLDFPLDPCIVHGDAHMGNVMLSDTENPILIDLENVGIGQPEWDLTVAAVECATAKLMSVEKYGEYVEAYGFDVTRWSGFDVLRQIQEIKMTTWLMQNIRHSREILDEFSARVYALRNGHSGRVWRPF, encoded by the coding sequence ATGATCAGTTCTGAACTGGATCATCGGCGAGCCGCGCGTATTCAACCCGGACAAGGTAACCTCGGGGATGTGAACGCTTCGACTGAAGGCGATGCCACGGGCGACTTCTCGTCCGGCCACACGGGCCGAGCTTTGCGGGCCGCATGCGAAGCTGCTGGCCTTAACGCAACGGGCGCATCTCTCATCCGGACCGGTGAGAACGCACTATACGCATTGGCCGATGAGCCGATTGTCGTGCGAATCGCTCGCACTATGGACTACATGGCGCAAGCTCGAAAAGAGGTCCTTGTATCCGACTGGCTACAAGGTGTTGGGTTTCCCGCCGTGCGTGTCGCCGACGTCGATAATCAGCCGTTGAGCGTAAATGGGCACCCTGTGACGTTCTGGCAGTTCATACCGGGAGGCAGTGCGCCGAAAGATCGAGTAGATATTCTCGCTCAGCTATTGCGTAGACTGCACAGTTTGCAGTTGCCTTCCGATCGCGTCATTCCTCAGTTCAGATTTGGCGACCGCGTGAAGTCCCGGCTTGAAAAGTCGGACGCCCCTGTCGAGGATGTCACGTTTCTTCTTGAGCGCTTCGAGTCGCTAGCGGCCCAGGTTCGGGATCTGGATTTCCCGCTCGACCCATGCATCGTGCACGGCGATGCGCACATGGGAAATGTCATGCTCTCGGACACGGAAAATCCTATCCTGATCGACCTTGAGAATGTCGGCATTGGCCAACCGGAATGGGATCTAACGGTGGCAGCGGTCGAATGTGCGACCGCAAAACTGATGTCTGTCGAGAAGTATGGAGAGTACGTCGAGGCGTATGGGTTCGACGTTACCCGGTGGTCGGGGTTCGATGTCTTGCGGCAGATTCAAGAGATTAAAATGACAACTTGGCTCATGCAAAACATCCGCCACTCCCGTGAGATACTCGACGAGTTCAGTGCGCGCGTTTATGCACTGAGGAACGGACATTCGGGCCGGGTGTGGAGACCTTTCTAA
- a CDS encoding FtsK/SpoIIIE domain-containing protein: MTRRPEREMVPMVFDGEMIDDETVVPQGQSVPRLTFPRWRAVAGVAGGRVRAVVRCPAVVHARSVAGYRVRQAPRDAVRLVWFLVRGVGRWGAKGWRWGSHADLRADARAARLAGDVQARRTAQETIRADARARWAKAGTVVRRTVVGAAVTTVVLVLLALGEMVAGREVMPGWLRAVYAVRDAIGHGVAGGWPWVWRSTVCALVCAAVWEGRDRTPGASWITRPDRDDDGSWVDERMISKALAHLGIAPLNAFLRGGGELVYTVPARRDGDGTHARIRLPLGVTADMVCDRRRVLAANLGRSSLETWPTTGEEDGVLDLWVADKGTLSGGAGDWPLLHEGTVDVFDGVPVGLSQRGVVVAPPLPESNWLIGGRPGQGKTNLLRVLLLGAALDPTCELWVFVMGESPDFEPLRPRLSRYRMGLDDTVAAGAVRALEDLCSEMERRGRILGEQPGRPPKVSRRLADKPALGLHPLILAVDECHELFQHPTYGRKAEEFAVRLIKRGRKYGITLMLATQSPTKDSIPKEITRNISCGAAFAVADHIANDGLLGSGKYRAGIRATELRMRTDRGTCVAVGITDATFELVRTFYVPFEDGADLVSPVIARAMAHMTDAKRTVVTTGGTRKEIDTTPADHLKDIYSIIGEEPRVRTQVILARLAAHNPREYEPWSLRDLRATLRSYGIRAYKSDGTMVLRAADVAEAISRRDLASDD; this comes from the coding sequence ATGACCCGTCGTCCGGAACGCGAGATGGTGCCGATGGTGTTCGACGGCGAGATGATCGACGACGAAACCGTTGTGCCACAGGGACAAAGTGTGCCGCGGCTTACCTTTCCGCGGTGGCGTGCGGTGGCCGGCGTGGCCGGGGGCCGGGTGCGTGCGGTGGTGCGGTGTCCGGCCGTGGTCCACGCCCGGTCGGTGGCCGGGTACCGGGTGCGTCAGGCTCCGCGTGACGCCGTGCGGCTGGTGTGGTTCCTGGTGCGCGGTGTGGGTCGGTGGGGTGCCAAGGGGTGGCGGTGGGGGTCGCACGCGGATCTGCGCGCCGATGCCCGTGCGGCGAGGCTGGCCGGGGATGTGCAGGCCCGGCGCACCGCGCAGGAGACGATCCGGGCCGACGCGCGCGCACGCTGGGCCAAGGCCGGGACCGTCGTGCGGCGGACGGTGGTCGGCGCGGCCGTGACCACCGTGGTGCTGGTGCTGCTGGCACTGGGCGAGATGGTCGCCGGGCGCGAGGTCATGCCGGGGTGGTTGCGCGCGGTGTACGCCGTGCGGGACGCGATCGGGCACGGGGTGGCCGGGGGGTGGCCGTGGGTGTGGCGGTCGACGGTGTGCGCGTTGGTGTGCGCGGCGGTGTGGGAGGGACGCGACCGCACACCGGGCGCGTCCTGGATCACCCGCCCCGACCGCGACGACGACGGGTCCTGGGTGGACGAACGCATGATCTCCAAGGCGTTGGCACACCTGGGGATCGCGCCGTTGAACGCGTTCCTGCGCGGCGGCGGCGAGTTGGTCTACACCGTGCCCGCGCGCCGGGACGGCGACGGTACCCACGCCCGCATCCGCCTGCCGCTGGGGGTCACGGCGGACATGGTCTGCGACCGACGCCGGGTGCTGGCCGCGAACCTCGGAAGGTCGTCGTTGGAGACCTGGCCGACCACCGGCGAGGAGGACGGCGTGCTGGACCTGTGGGTCGCCGACAAGGGCACGCTCTCCGGCGGCGCGGGCGACTGGCCGTTGCTGCACGAGGGAACCGTGGACGTGTTCGACGGGGTCCCCGTCGGACTGTCGCAGCGCGGGGTGGTCGTCGCCCCGCCGTTGCCCGAGTCCAACTGGTTGATCGGCGGCCGGCCGGGGCAGGGCAAGACCAACCTGCTCCGAGTGCTGCTGCTGGGCGCGGCGCTGGACCCCACATGCGAACTGTGGGTGTTCGTCATGGGCGAGAGCCCCGATTTCGAGCCCCTGAGGCCGCGCCTGAGCCGCTACCGCATGGGCTTGGACGACACCGTCGCGGCCGGCGCCGTGCGGGCGTTGGAAGACCTGTGCTCCGAGATGGAACGACGCGGCCGGATTCTCGGGGAACAGCCCGGACGTCCGCCGAAGGTCTCCCGGCGCCTGGCCGACAAACCCGCCTTGGGACTGCATCCGCTGATCCTGGCGGTCGACGAGTGCCACGAACTGTTCCAACACCCCACCTACGGCAGGAAGGCCGAGGAGTTCGCCGTCCGGTTGATCAAACGCGGACGCAAGTACGGAATCACTCTGATGTTGGCCACGCAGTCACCCACCAAGGACAGCATTCCCAAGGAGATCACCCGGAACATCTCGTGCGGCGCCGCGTTCGCGGTCGCCGACCACATCGCCAACGACGGGCTTCTCGGGTCCGGGAAGTACCGGGCGGGAATCCGCGCGACGGAACTACGGATGCGCACCGACCGGGGAACCTGCGTCGCCGTCGGCATCACAGACGCGACATTCGAACTGGTGCGCACGTTCTACGTGCCGTTCGAGGACGGGGCTGACCTGGTGAGCCCGGTCATCGCACGGGCCATGGCCCACATGACGGACGCGAAACGCACAGTGGTCACGACCGGCGGCACCCGCAAGGAGATCGACACGACACCGGCTGATCACTTGAAAGACATCTACTCGATAATCGGAGAGGAACCACGTGTCCGCACTCAAGTCATTCTCGCACGCCTTGCTGCACACAATCCTCGCGAATACGAACCATGGAGCCTCCGAGACCTGCGTGCGACACTTCGCAGCTACGGAATCCGTGCCTACAAGTCCGACGGCACGATGGTTCTGCGCGCTGCCGATGTCGCCGAGGCGATCTCCCGCCGCGACCTGGCCTCTGATGACTGA
- a CDS encoding tyrosine-type recombinase/integrase: MVRQQAVGHWRLSELMQAVRDGEPFDVETGLPVSELRRRNSLSFLEFSQSYMDLKWPDAAATTRGSTVEALATAAAAFVKDGVGRPAVTELRGVLSRNLLPPTTRDLELSGEEREVVDWLVRNSRPLFEVTDAVLLRSLLDELAAKLDGKAAAATVYQRKRAVLFNLLSYAVERELIPDNPLTRVKRKAAKVVEQVDPRVVANPGQVARLLTAVTYVGRRNLDRGAHLAAFFATGYYAAARPAEGLALREDDCTLPEEGWGLLMLGESRPAAGKRWTDSGEVHDRRGLKHRGRKDVRPVPIPPVLVRILRDHLDRYGVGPDRRLFRSPSGGVVSSSTYYRVWEEARQYALTPAQVASPLAARPYDLRHAAVSLWLNGGVPATEVAERAGHSVDVLLKVYAKCIDGQRETVNKTIEGLFEA, encoded by the coding sequence GTGGTACGCCAACAAGCCGTTGGCCACTGGCGGCTGTCCGAGTTGATGCAGGCGGTCCGGGATGGTGAGCCGTTCGATGTGGAGACAGGGCTTCCCGTCTCGGAGCTTCGACGGCGAAACTCTTTGTCGTTCTTGGAGTTCTCACAGTCCTATATGGATCTGAAGTGGCCTGACGCTGCCGCTACGACTCGGGGTAGCACTGTGGAAGCGCTGGCGACTGCGGCTGCTGCGTTCGTCAAGGACGGTGTCGGGCGACCTGCGGTCACGGAGCTGCGGGGTGTGCTGTCGCGGAATCTGTTGCCTCCGACGACTCGTGATCTTGAGCTGTCGGGGGAGGAGCGGGAGGTCGTTGACTGGCTCGTGCGGAACTCGCGGCCGTTGTTCGAGGTGACGGACGCTGTCCTGCTGCGGAGCTTGCTGGATGAGCTGGCAGCCAAGTTGGACGGGAAGGCGGCTGCGGCCACGGTCTACCAGCGGAAACGGGCGGTGCTGTTCAACCTGCTGTCTTACGCGGTCGAGCGGGAGTTGATCCCGGACAACCCGCTGACCAGGGTGAAGCGGAAGGCCGCGAAGGTGGTCGAACAGGTTGACCCGCGAGTGGTGGCCAACCCCGGCCAGGTGGCTCGGCTGCTGACGGCGGTGACCTACGTCGGGCGGCGGAACCTGGACCGGGGCGCGCACCTGGCGGCGTTCTTCGCTACCGGCTACTACGCCGCTGCTCGGCCCGCTGAGGGCCTGGCGCTCCGAGAGGATGACTGCACCCTGCCCGAGGAGGGCTGGGGCCTCCTGATGCTCGGTGAGTCGCGGCCGGCGGCGGGGAAGCGGTGGACGGACTCCGGTGAGGTTCACGACCGGCGTGGGCTGAAGCACCGGGGGCGGAAGGATGTGCGGCCGGTACCGATCCCACCGGTTCTCGTCCGCATCCTGCGTGATCACCTCGACCGGTACGGGGTCGGTCCGGACAGGCGGCTGTTCAGGTCGCCGAGTGGCGGGGTGGTGTCGTCCTCCACCTACTACCGGGTGTGGGAGGAGGCCCGTCAGTACGCCCTGACGCCTGCCCAAGTGGCATCTCCGCTGGCAGCCCGGCCGTACGACCTTCGGCACGCCGCAGTGTCGCTCTGGCTGAACGGAGGCGTCCCGGCTACCGAGGTCGCTGAGCGTGCGGGGCACTCGGTGGACGTGCTCCTGAAGGTCTACGCGAAGTGCATCGACGGGCAGCGAGAGACCGTGAACAAGACCATCGAAGGTCTCTTCGAAGCGTGA
- a CDS encoding helix-turn-helix transcriptional regulator, which yields MNGKVRELGQLMTVPEMLEALGGVSRDTFYKWRQTGKGPRCFPLPNGELRCRRADFVAWLESLYGAAA from the coding sequence ATGAACGGCAAGGTGCGTGAGCTAGGGCAGTTGATGACCGTCCCGGAGATGTTGGAGGCCCTGGGCGGGGTCTCGCGGGACACGTTCTACAAGTGGCGGCAGACCGGGAAGGGGCCGCGCTGCTTCCCGCTTCCGAACGGGGAGCTGCGGTGCCGGCGGGCGGACTTCGTGGCCTGGCTGGAGTCGCTGTACGGGGCGGCGGCATGA
- a CDS encoding DUF4345 domain-containing protein: MRTVLIISALVAAAVGIGTLFFPHAFHATTGITLDGPNLLSEVRAAGGGVLAAAFLMGLGAFRRGFAVPAALTGAVLYLGYGLARLYGAAVDGLPAAPLVAATVAELVLGVACVLVARHPSGGRAVYHA, encoded by the coding sequence ATGAGAACCGTTCTGATCATCTCGGCGCTGGTCGCCGCCGCCGTCGGCATCGGCACCCTGTTCTTCCCGCACGCCTTCCACGCCACCACGGGCATCACGCTCGACGGCCCGAACCTGCTCAGCGAGGTCCGCGCGGCCGGCGGCGGCGTGCTCGCCGCCGCGTTCCTGATGGGCCTCGGCGCGTTCCGGCGCGGGTTCGCGGTCCCCGCCGCGCTCACGGGCGCCGTGCTCTACCTGGGCTACGGGCTCGCCCGTCTCTACGGCGCCGCGGTGGACGGCCTGCCCGCCGCGCCGCTGGTCGCGGCGACGGTCGCCGAGCTGGTCCTGGGAGTGGCCTGCGTCCTGGTGGCGCGTCACCCGTCCGGCGGCCGGGCCGTGTACCACGCGTAG
- a CDS encoding transcriptional regulator → MRYTVRLRSGDFTKAATLAGLRSDYARSKAMGVNRSTVTRVLAGELRPGAAFIAGALAALHPMDFKDLFEVIEHGPARGTTQNR, encoded by the coding sequence ATGAGATACACCGTCCGCCTGCGATCAGGCGACTTCACCAAAGCGGCCACCCTCGCGGGTCTGCGCTCCGACTACGCCCGATCCAAGGCCATGGGCGTCAACCGGTCGACCGTCACCCGCGTCCTCGCCGGCGAACTCCGACCCGGAGCGGCCTTCATCGCCGGAGCCCTGGCCGCACTCCACCCCATGGACTTCAAGGACTTGTTCGAAGTCATCGAACATGGCCCAGCTCGTGGCACGACCCAAAACCGCTAG
- a CDS encoding WhiB family transcriptional regulator, whose translation MTDTDSGDVFDRVAVDLDRVAGLADAELVHAVRVDGSCGWLATGDQAPGWTGDDRADRALAARVCAGCPVQRECLEWDLRELRAGRTATTGVWGPVAPMDLPAVFVSWSDRRDGARPAGGR comes from the coding sequence ATGACCGACACCGACAGCGGGGACGTGTTCGACCGGGTCGCGGTCGACCTGGACCGGGTCGCCGGGCTGGCGGACGCCGAGCTGGTGCACGCCGTGCGCGTCGACGGGTCGTGCGGCTGGCTGGCGACCGGCGACCAGGCGCCCGGGTGGACCGGCGACGACCGGGCGGACCGGGCGCTCGCCGCGCGGGTGTGCGCGGGCTGCCCGGTGCAGCGGGAGTGCTTGGAATGGGACCTGCGTGAACTTCGGGCGGGACGTACGGCCACGACGGGGGTGTGGGGTCCGGTGGCCCCGATGGACCTCCCGGCGGTGTTCGTCTCGTGGTCGGACCGGCGTGACGGCGCACGCCCGGCGGGGGGCCGCTGA